A portion of the Cervus elaphus chromosome X, mCerEla1.1, whole genome shotgun sequence genome contains these proteins:
- the LOC122690225 gene encoding RNA polymerase II subunit A C-terminal domain phosphatase SSU72-like, producing the protein MPSLPVRVAVVCLSNQNRSMEAHNILSKRGFSVRSFGTGTNVMLPGPARDRPNVYDFRTTYEEMYKDLLRKDKEYYMQIGILQMLERNKTIKPRPERFQECTDPFDLIFTCEERVYDQVVEDLNSREQETCQPVHVVNVDILDTHKEATLGAFLIYDLCQSIQRMEDMENGIDKLLQEFEGKYGRSFLHTVCFY; encoded by the coding sequence ATGCCGTCTTTGCCAGTGCGCGTCGCAGTGGTATGCTTGAGCAACCAGAACCGGAGCATGGAGGCGCACAACATCCTCAGCAAAAGAGGATTCAGCGTCCGGTCCTTTGGAACAGGAACAAATGTGATGCTTCCAGGACCAGCACGTGACAGGCCAAACGTCTATGATTTCAGAACCACGTATGAGGAGATGTACAAAGACCTCCTTAGGAAAGACAAAGAATACTATATGCAGATTGGCATTTTACAGATGCTGGAAAGAAATAAGACTATTAAGCCCAGGCCGGAGAGGTTCCAGGAGTGCACAGATCCGTTTGACCTCATCTTCACCTGTGAAGAGCGAGTGTATGACCAGGTGGTGGAAGATCTGAATTCCAGGGAGCAGGAGACCTGCCAGCCTGTGCATGTGGTCAACGTGGACATCCTGGACACCCACAAGGAGGCCACCCTGGGAGCGTTCCTCATCTACGACCTGTGCCAGTCCATCCAGCGCATGGAGGACATGGAGAACGGGATCGACAAGCTGCTGCAGGAGTTCGAGGGAAAGTACGGCAGGAGCTTCCTGCACACCGTCTGCTTCTACTGA